The following proteins come from a genomic window of Pseudomonadota bacterium:
- the pdxA gene encoding 4-hydroxythreonine-4-phosphate dehydrogenase PdxA has protein sequence MSATPLIVISAGEPAGIGPDLCLLLAARDWPARLAVVGDPELLRQRARLLGITLNIVIGVADAVPSHAAGTLYVVPESCAAPCVPGELNTANSDYVLRVLRRCAALCLDGSAGAMVTAPVHKGVINDAGISFSGHTEFLAELCNAPLPVMLLCAGDLRVALVTTHLPLSAVSAAITPQRLRQTLEVLQTDLQQKFGFAQPRISVCGLNPHAGEGGHLGREEIDVITPVLDTLRETGMALKGPLPADTLFTPRHLNECDAVLAMYHDQGLTTLKYAGFGRAINVTLGLPIVRTSVDHGTALDLAGRGECDSGSMIEALRLAIASAHNRIDNPSVTAARCEPEREESGQRPDTPGASRAT, from the coding sequence GTGTCTGCCACTCCACTGATCGTTATCAGTGCCGGCGAACCCGCTGGCATCGGACCCGATTTGTGCCTGCTCTTAGCGGCTCGCGACTGGCCGGCACGACTCGCGGTAGTCGGTGATCCCGAGCTATTGCGTCAACGTGCTCGCTTGCTCGGCATCACATTGAACATCGTGATCGGTGTGGCCGATGCGGTGCCGTCACATGCGGCGGGCACGCTGTACGTAGTGCCTGAATCGTGTGCCGCGCCGTGTGTTCCCGGCGAATTAAATACCGCAAACAGTGACTACGTGCTAAGGGTACTCCGGCGCTGCGCCGCGCTGTGCCTCGATGGTTCAGCCGGTGCTATGGTGACCGCTCCGGTACACAAAGGCGTCATTAACGATGCCGGGATTTCTTTTTCGGGGCACACGGAGTTTCTTGCCGAGCTCTGCAACGCACCGCTACCGGTCATGCTGCTTTGTGCCGGTGACCTTCGCGTGGCATTGGTTACCACGCATCTGCCACTCAGTGCGGTCAGCGCTGCCATCACACCACAGCGATTACGCCAAACACTTGAGGTATTGCAGACCGATCTGCAACAAAAGTTTGGCTTTGCACAACCGCGCATCAGCGTATGCGGTCTCAATCCGCACGCGGGCGAAGGTGGCCACCTGGGTCGCGAAGAAATCGACGTCATTACGCCGGTGCTCGATACACTGCGCGAGACCGGGATGGCATTAAAGGGCCCGCTACCGGCGGATACGCTGTTTACACCTCGCCATTTAAACGAGTGTGACGCCGTATTGGCGATGTATCACGATCAAGGGCTCACGACGTTGAAGTACGCCGGTTTTGGCCGAGCCATCAACGTGACACTGGGCCTGCCCATTGTGCGCACAAGCGTTGATCACGGCACGGCACTTGATTTGGCCGGTCGCGGCGAATGCGACAGCGGCAGCATGATCGAAGCGCTACGCCTGGCGATCGCGAGCGCGCACAATCGCATCGACAACCCCAGTGTCACAGCGGCGCGGTGCGAACCCGAACGCGAGGAATCTGGTCAGCGCCCTGACACGCCGGGGGCCAGCCGCGCGACATGA
- a CDS encoding cyclase family protein: MSVLRFTNAPLALTGVVHDLSITLDFDGPQPSHFGAAPARAQPMTADGFIGDTRQGGSCNAMRVELNPHCNGTHTECVGHLTTSRVSIHDVCPALPLLAALISTETSPCEYDGVPTSVITSDALRPALDSVRRQADDAAAAQPTALVVRSRPNPPSKRHAQYTSMADSPFFDPAAVADLVELGFDHLLVDIPSIDPFSDGGRLAAHRVLFGLPTFDQCPSPALENARRAHATLTEMIYVDDQIRDGLYLLNLQIPAFSLDAAPSRPLLYALESL, encoded by the coding sequence ATGAGTGTTCTGCGCTTCACCAACGCACCGCTAGCGCTAACGGGTGTGGTGCACGACCTGTCAATCACGCTCGATTTCGACGGACCTCAACCCTCGCACTTTGGCGCGGCGCCCGCCCGCGCGCAGCCAATGACCGCCGATGGGTTCATTGGCGACACTCGGCAAGGCGGCAGCTGCAATGCGATGCGCGTGGAGCTCAATCCGCACTGCAATGGAACACACACCGAGTGTGTCGGCCACCTAACGACCAGCCGCGTCAGCATTCACGACGTGTGCCCCGCGCTACCGCTCCTAGCGGCTTTGATTTCCACAGAAACATCGCCCTGTGAGTATGACGGTGTACCCACATCCGTTATCACATCCGACGCACTGCGGCCCGCACTGGATTCAGTGCGACGGCAAGCGGACGACGCGGCGGCCGCTCAGCCCACGGCGCTTGTCGTGCGCTCTCGACCCAATCCCCCGAGCAAACGACACGCGCAATATACCAGCATGGCCGACAGCCCCTTTTTCGATCCTGCCGCAGTCGCCGACCTGGTTGAGCTCGGATTCGATCATTTGCTCGTCGATATACCGTCCATCGATCCCTTTTCCGACGGTGGCAGGCTCGCCGCTCACCGCGTGCTGTTTGGACTCCCGACGTTTGACCAGTGCCCGTCGCCGGCCCTGGAGAACGCGCGTCGCGCTCACGCCACCCTCACTGAAATGATTTATGTTGACGACCAGATTCGTGACGGTCTGTACCTTCTCAACCTGCAGATCCCCGCTTTTAGTCTTGACGCGGCGCCAAGTCGCCCACTTCTCTACGCCCTGGAGTCGCTATGA
- a CDS encoding NAD(P)/FAD-dependent oxidoreductase, translated as MTESITIAGAGLAGSLLSIYLAKRGYRVTVFERRPDMRRQHLDAGRSINLALANRGLRALEAVGLADRVAPLLIPMKGRMLHEPDAQPVLQPYGKDEHEVIYSVSRPGLNALLLDAAEQLGVDIRFNQTLTQLNPSTGELSLRDGDRDYTHDACPLIATDGSGSLARRTLGFMPGSTSTEEFLEHGYKELTIPAGTDGQFLIEKNALHIWPRSGYMLIALPNLDGSFTVTLFMPREGKTSFASLNSPDAVNAFFELQFPDALALMPELAAEYFENPTGKLVTVRCNPWHHEDKVVLLGDAAHAIVPFHGQGMNCAFEDCYIFDQILGDGRPDAPDWRAVFALFEARRRPNANAIADLALDNYIVMRSSVRDPRFHLKKELSWELERRFPTLFIPRYSMVMFHHVPYSAALERGHIQERLLDELIGDHESLAHIDFAIAQQRLQSELGEVPHGE; from the coding sequence ATGACTGAATCAATTACTATCGCTGGCGCCGGCCTCGCCGGCTCACTGTTATCCATCTATCTCGCGAAGCGAGGCTATCGCGTAACGGTGTTCGAACGCCGCCCCGATATGCGCCGTCAACATCTTGATGCTGGGCGATCAATCAATTTGGCGTTGGCCAACCGCGGTTTACGCGCGCTCGAGGCGGTTGGACTCGCCGATCGTGTCGCGCCGTTACTCATTCCAATGAAAGGACGTATGCTGCACGAACCCGACGCGCAGCCCGTTCTTCAACCTTATGGCAAAGATGAACACGAAGTTATTTACTCCGTTTCCCGACCCGGCCTCAATGCTCTGCTACTGGATGCTGCCGAACAATTGGGGGTCGACATCCGGTTTAATCAAACGCTTACACAGCTCAATCCGTCCACCGGTGAACTGTCGTTACGTGATGGCGATCGAGACTATACTCACGACGCATGCCCTCTCATCGCCACTGACGGCTCAGGCTCGTTGGCTCGACGCACGCTGGGCTTCATGCCAGGCAGCACGTCCACCGAGGAGTTTCTAGAACATGGTTACAAGGAACTGACGATTCCCGCCGGAACGGATGGACAGTTTTTAATCGAAAAGAACGCACTGCATATCTGGCCGCGTAGCGGCTATATGCTCATCGCCCTACCCAATCTCGATGGCAGTTTTACCGTTACGCTGTTCATGCCACGCGAGGGCAAAACGAGTTTCGCAAGCCTAAATTCACCGGACGCGGTGAACGCGTTTTTCGAATTGCAATTCCCTGACGCCTTGGCACTCATGCCTGAACTCGCGGCGGAGTACTTTGAAAATCCGACTGGCAAACTGGTCACCGTCCGCTGCAACCCCTGGCACCATGAGGACAAAGTCGTTTTGCTCGGCGATGCGGCACACGCGATCGTTCCGTTTCATGGGCAAGGCATGAACTGTGCGTTTGAGGACTGCTACATCTTTGACCAAATTCTCGGTGATGGACGCCCTGATGCGCCCGACTGGCGAGCGGTATTTGCGCTGTTTGAAGCGCGACGACGACCGAATGCCAATGCCATAGCGGATCTTGCACTCGATAATTATATCGTGATGCGATCGAGCGTCCGCGACCCGCGCTTCCACTTAAAAAAAGAGCTGTCCTGGGAGCTCGAACGACGATTTCCAACGTTGTTTATTCCGCGTTACTCCATGGTCATGTTCCATCATGTGCCCTACTCGGCAGCACTCGAACGAGGTCATATCCAAGAACGCTTGTTGGATGAACTCATCGGCGATCACGAATCATTAGCTCATATCGACTTTGCTATTGCCCAGCAGCGACTCCAGAGTGAGCTCGGTGAGGTGCCGCATGGGGAGTAG
- the kynU gene encoding kynureninase, translating into MTLDALHAHARALDAQDPLHAYRGRFFIPQRDGVEQTYLCGNSLGLQPQRVPALINEELRDWQGLGVEGHFHAERPWMPYHELLTAQMARVVGATPNEVVCMNSLTVNLHLMMASFYRPTPSRHKIIRESAAFPSDCYALDSQLRYHGFDPADGLITLSPRDGEDHLRLDDMLETIERHAADTALVLLPGVQYYTGQVFDINTITEHAHRLGCVVGWDLAHSVGNVALSLTDSGADFAVWCNYKYMNAGPGAIGGCFVHARHHHEDLPRFAGWWGQDKASRFQMGPTFSPIPTAEGWQLSNPPILAMAPLLASLELFDDAGMPALVDKARQQSRMVIDYLHAHFQDKVSLITPIDDASRGGQLSLRIAHHGKRVQEALIAENVICDWREPDCIRIAFAPLYNRFDDGVQFLRVLHQVLNHD; encoded by the coding sequence ATGACCCTTGACGCCCTGCACGCCCATGCGCGCGCGCTCGATGCTCAAGATCCACTACACGCCTACCGCGGACGATTTTTCATTCCACAGCGCGATGGCGTTGAGCAGACCTATTTGTGTGGCAACTCGCTCGGGCTACAGCCGCAACGTGTTCCTGCGCTCATCAACGAGGAACTGCGAGACTGGCAAGGACTGGGCGTTGAAGGGCATTTCCATGCCGAGCGTCCTTGGATGCCCTACCACGAATTACTCACGGCGCAAATGGCACGAGTGGTCGGTGCAACGCCAAACGAAGTGGTGTGCATGAACTCGTTGACCGTGAATCTGCATCTTATGATGGCAAGTTTTTACCGGCCCACCCCTTCGCGCCACAAGATTATCCGCGAAAGCGCAGCGTTTCCGTCTGACTGCTACGCCCTCGACTCACAGCTTCGCTATCATGGCTTCGATCCGGCCGACGGACTCATTACGCTGAGTCCGCGCGACGGCGAAGACCATTTACGCCTGGATGACATGCTCGAGACAATCGAGCGACATGCTGCGGACACCGCACTCGTATTGCTTCCTGGCGTGCAGTACTACACAGGTCAGGTGTTTGACATTAATACCATCACTGAACATGCTCATCGCCTGGGATGCGTGGTTGGTTGGGATCTGGCGCACAGCGTGGGCAATGTCGCGCTGTCGCTGACCGACTCCGGCGCCGACTTTGCCGTTTGGTGCAACTACAAATATATGAATGCGGGTCCCGGCGCCATCGGCGGCTGCTTCGTGCATGCGCGCCATCATCACGAGGACTTGCCGCGTTTCGCCGGCTGGTGGGGCCAGGACAAAGCGAGCCGCTTCCAAATGGGCCCAACCTTCTCGCCCATTCCAACAGCAGAAGGCTGGCAGCTTTCGAACCCCCCTATCCTCGCCATGGCACCACTGCTTGCGTCGCTTGAATTATTTGACGACGCCGGCATGCCGGCCTTGGTCGACAAAGCGCGCCAACAGTCGCGTATGGTGATCGACTATCTTCATGCCCATTTTCAAGACAAAGTGAGCCTGATCACACCGATTGACGACGCCAGCCGCGGTGGCCAACTATCGCTGCGCATTGCGCATCATGGCAAACGCGTTCAAGAAGCGCTTATTGCGGAGAACGTCATATGCGACTGGCGTGAACCCGACTGCATTCGCATTGCGTTTGCGCCGCTCTACAATCGATTCGACGACGGGGTGCAATTTCTGCGTGTGCTCCATCAGGTGCTCAATCATGACTGA
- a CDS encoding 8-oxo-dGTP diphosphatase, whose amino-acid sequence MGSSFSAIDWSAWTPTEQATLLFVIDGDQILLIRKKRGLGEGKVNGPGGRREHGESLAECAIRETHEELGVTAHNPVLSGRHQFQFTDGYALEVYVYYATQFQGLAIETDEAVPLWTHVDAIPYDEMWEDDRLWLPLLLAKETFDGRYLFDGDRMLGHELDISVDVDALSQQRPSAQ is encoded by the coding sequence ATGGGGAGTAGCTTTAGCGCCATCGACTGGTCGGCGTGGACACCCACAGAACAAGCTACCCTTTTGTTTGTAATCGATGGCGATCAAATTCTACTGATCCGTAAAAAGCGCGGCCTTGGTGAGGGCAAAGTGAACGGCCCGGGTGGACGTCGCGAACATGGAGAGAGTTTAGCTGAGTGCGCCATACGCGAAACACACGAAGAACTGGGCGTTACGGCCCATAACCCGGTGTTGTCCGGGCGTCATCAATTTCAATTCACCGATGGCTATGCGCTTGAAGTCTATGTTTACTATGCAACGCAATTCCAGGGCCTAGCTATCGAAACCGATGAGGCCGTTCCGCTTTGGACACACGTGGATGCGATACCCTACGACGAAATGTGGGAGGACGACCGGTTATGGTTACCGCTGCTGCTGGCCAAGGAGACCTTTGATGGCCGCTATCTTTTTGACGGCGATCGTATGCTGGGGCACGAATTAGACATTTCGGTTGACGTCGATGCCTTAAGCCAACAAAGGCCCAGCGCTCAATGA
- the apaG gene encoding Co2+/Mg2+ efflux protein ApaG: MSDTTEQSIRVNVSAHYVEGQSEPTRHRYVFSYTITITNLGARTAKLLSRHWIITDAEGNQQEVHGDGVVGEQPTMAPGEGFRYTSGAILKTPVGSMQGSYTMVDDDGNTFKAPIDPFTLAVPGYLH; encoded by the coding sequence ATGAGCGACACCACCGAGCAGAGCATTCGCGTCAACGTCAGCGCGCACTACGTCGAAGGGCAATCGGAGCCAACTCGACATCGTTACGTGTTTAGCTACACCATCACAATCACTAACTTAGGCGCCCGCACAGCAAAATTGCTCTCCAGACACTGGATCATTACCGACGCTGAGGGCAATCAACAAGAGGTGCATGGTGATGGTGTTGTGGGCGAGCAGCCCACCATGGCGCCCGGCGAAGGCTTTCGCTATACCAGTGGCGCGATTCTCAAGACGCCAGTGGGCTCGATGCAGGGCTCGTATACAATGGTGGATGACGATGGCAACACCTTCAAAGCACCCATCGACCCTTTTACACTGGCCGTGCCCGGATACCTTCACTAA
- a CDS encoding symmetrical bis(5'-nucleosyl)-tetraphosphatase, which produces MAVYAIGDIQGCYTPLRHLLDKLDFDPANDTLWLTGDLVNRGPESLETLRFVRSLGEQAVSVLGNHDLHLIARHLNARHKPGKRDTLDATLKADDRDELIDWLQRRPILHHDPSLNAVMVHAGIPSHWNLKAAKRQARKLDTLLQGPQARKLLKHSYRFTPHKWSHSLSKWEKRCYALGAFTRMRYIYPNGKLEMAHKGAPGSQRRDTLPWFDARHARWRGEARVIFGHWATLGIHQNDHVIGLDGGCVWGGTLVAAQIDIEPARMTEVLCQVG; this is translated from the coding sequence ATGGCCGTCTACGCGATTGGCGACATTCAAGGCTGTTATACGCCGCTGCGCCACCTGCTCGATAAACTCGATTTTGATCCGGCCAACGACACGCTTTGGCTAACGGGTGATCTGGTCAACCGTGGTCCCGAATCGCTCGAAACGTTACGCTTCGTGCGCTCGCTGGGTGAGCAAGCCGTGAGTGTTTTAGGGAATCACGATCTCCATCTTATTGCCCGTCATCTGAATGCCCGCCATAAACCCGGCAAGCGCGATACACTCGACGCAACGCTTAAGGCCGACGATCGTGATGAACTCATTGATTGGTTACAACGCCGCCCGATACTTCATCATGATCCCTCGTTAAATGCGGTTATGGTGCATGCTGGCATACCGAGTCACTGGAACCTTAAAGCGGCCAAGCGCCAAGCTCGTAAGCTGGACACCCTGCTTCAGGGCCCACAAGCCCGCAAACTCCTCAAGCACAGCTATCGTTTTACTCCGCACAAATGGTCACATTCGCTGAGCAAGTGGGAAAAACGCTGCTATGCGCTCGGCGCGTTCACGCGTATGCGCTACATCTATCCCAACGGCAAGCTCGAAATGGCCCATAAAGGCGCGCCGGGCAGCCAGCGCCGCGACACCCTACCCTGGTTCGACGCGCGACACGCTCGCTGGCGCGGCGAGGCACGCGTTATTTTCGGCCACTGGGCAACACTGGGCATTCACCAAAACGACCATGTCATCGGACTCGATGGCGGTTGCGTTTGGGGCGGCACGCTCGTGGCTGCTCAAATCGATATAGAACCGGCACGAATGACCGAAGTCTTGTGTCAGGTAGGGTGA
- a CDS encoding peptidylprolyl isomerase, translating to MVKNTIKHAFLVLVGLCGSTSALAQGSNSGELLDGIVAVVNDGVILRSELDRQVDAISTQLLLNDVQLPPQDVLEKQILDRLVIEELQLQRAERLGIEVTDDRLNAGLSRVAQGGGITLSQLPEALAAEGIDYIAYRNSIRREMTLEQLRQRDLMGRIQVTREEAEQYLATEGSADNNEYEISQILLPVSADADLETIAELEEKINGIHAQLEDGQDFGGLAVSYSAGQNALSGGKIGWRKHSELPKLFADSVATLSPGSFTSPIRSNSGFHIVRLDDKRGDARPPVIVTEFLSRHILIETNEIRTEAAAEAKAQTLYTRLRAGEDFVELARDESDDRGSATSGGELGWAGPGTFVPPFERKILELEIGELSEPVKSQFGYHIIELLDRRESDKTEQARLNEAAGQIRVRKAQEETESWLLRMRDQAFVEYRL from the coding sequence ATGGTCAAGAATACGATTAAGCACGCCTTTCTGGTGCTGGTTGGCCTGTGCGGCTCGACGTCGGCACTGGCACAAGGCAGTAACAGCGGTGAACTGCTGGACGGCATCGTGGCGGTCGTCAACGACGGCGTGATTTTGCGCAGCGAACTCGATCGACAGGTTGACGCAATATCCACGCAGCTTCTTCTCAACGACGTTCAGCTACCCCCACAGGACGTACTGGAAAAACAGATACTTGATCGGCTAGTGATCGAAGAGCTGCAGCTCCAGCGCGCTGAGCGCCTCGGCATTGAGGTGACCGATGATCGTCTCAATGCGGGTTTGTCGCGGGTTGCGCAGGGCGGAGGCATCACGCTCAGCCAGCTGCCTGAAGCGCTCGCTGCAGAAGGCATCGACTATATTGCGTATCGCAACAGCATTCGCCGTGAAATGACGCTCGAGCAGTTGCGACAGCGCGACCTCATGGGCCGCATTCAGGTCACACGCGAAGAAGCGGAGCAGTACTTGGCCACCGAAGGCTCGGCGGACAACAATGAGTACGAAATTTCACAGATTCTGTTGCCGGTATCGGCCGACGCGGACCTTGAGACCATCGCGGAACTCGAAGAGAAAATAAACGGCATCCATGCTCAGTTGGAAGATGGACAAGATTTTGGCGGATTGGCAGTGAGTTATTCGGCCGGACAAAATGCGCTGTCGGGCGGAAAGATTGGCTGGCGCAAGCACAGTGAATTGCCCAAGCTGTTTGCCGATTCCGTGGCGACACTGAGCCCTGGCTCGTTTACCAGTCCAATTCGAAGCAATAGCGGCTTTCATATTGTGCGGCTTGACGACAAACGGGGTGATGCGCGCCCACCCGTCATCGTGACTGAGTTTTTGTCACGTCATATTTTGATTGAAACCAATGAAATTCGCACGGAGGCTGCCGCTGAAGCCAAAGCGCAAACACTGTATACCCGACTGCGCGCCGGCGAGGATTTTGTTGAGCTCGCGCGCGACGAGTCCGATGATCGCGGCAGCGCCACCAGCGGCGGTGAGTTGGGTTGGGCCGGTCCGGGCACCTTCGTACCGCCCTTTGAACGAAAGATTCTCGAGCTCGAAATCGGTGAACTCAGCGAACCCGTGAAGAGTCAATTCGGCTACCACATCATCGAGCTTCTCGATCGACGCGAATCAGACAAAACCGAACAAGCGCGTCTCAATGAAGCCGCTGGACAAATCCGTGTGCGTAAAGCCCAAGAAGAAACCGAAAGTTGGTTACTCCGCATGCGCGACCAGGCCTTCGTCGAGTATCGCCTTTAA
- the rsmA gene encoding 16S rRNA (adenine(1518)-N(6)/adenine(1519)-N(6))-dimethyltransferase RsmA has product MKHRPRKRFGQNFLLDSSVIDQIVSLIDPDPLDTLVEIGPGRGALTLPILAAGCDLHAVEIDRDLIAHWRQQSHPNLTLHEGDALEFDFSRLGAPLRIIGNLPYNISTPLLFRFIEYRQQVRDIHVMLQKEVADRVCAEPGTKAYGRLTVMMALHFERYVAFDVSPDAFEPAPKVTSSVISMRPLETPPDLHNATRFALLVKHAFSMRRKTLRKSLKGLCSEADFAAAGIDSGLRPERLSAAQFVALSNTLDALL; this is encoded by the coding sequence ATGAAACACCGTCCGCGTAAACGATTTGGGCAGAATTTTCTGTTGGACAGCTCGGTAATCGATCAAATCGTTTCGCTGATCGATCCCGATCCCCTTGATACCCTCGTCGAAATTGGACCCGGTCGGGGCGCACTCACGCTGCCGATACTCGCGGCGGGTTGCGATCTACACGCCGTCGAGATTGACCGCGATCTGATTGCCCACTGGCGTCAGCAGTCGCATCCCAATCTGACGCTGCATGAGGGGGATGCACTCGAATTTGACTTTTCCCGGCTCGGCGCACCGTTGAGAATCATCGGCAATTTGCCGTACAACATCTCGACGCCACTGCTCTTTCGTTTTATTGAGTATCGTCAACAAGTGCGCGATATACACGTGATGTTGCAAAAAGAAGTGGCTGACCGCGTGTGTGCAGAACCGGGCACCAAAGCCTACGGTCGGCTCACCGTCATGATGGCGTTGCACTTTGAACGCTATGTGGCCTTTGACGTGTCGCCCGACGCCTTCGAGCCTGCACCCAAAGTCACCTCATCGGTCATCAGCATGCGCCCCCTTGAGACCCCACCGGACCTACACAACGCGACACGCTTCGCGCTCCTTGTCAAACACGCCTTTTCAATGCGCCGCAAAACGCTGCGAAAAAGCCTCAAAGGCCTATGTTCCGAGGCCGATTTCGCCGCCGCCGGCATCGATTCCGGGCTGCGGCCCGAACGCCTTTCCGCCGCGCAGTTTGTCGCACTGTCAAATACACTTGACGCCCTTCTCTAA
- a CDS encoding 3-hydroxyanthranilate 3,4-dioxygenase, with translation MSLLPPFNFQQWIDTHRDQLKPPVCNAQVFDEGEFIVMVVGGPNSRADYHHDVAPEFFYQLEGEMLLRTMQQGKRVDYPIKAGEIFMLPANVPHSPQRFADSIGLVIERKRKRHEEDGFSWYCNNCDALLYEEYLHIDDIVADLPPVFERFYGDPQSYTCTHCGAINAAQ, from the coding sequence ATGTCGCTACTCCCGCCGTTCAATTTTCAGCAATGGATCGACACACACCGAGATCAGCTCAAACCGCCGGTCTGCAACGCGCAAGTGTTTGATGAGGGCGAGTTCATTGTGATGGTGGTGGGCGGCCCAAACTCCCGCGCCGACTACCACCATGACGTTGCGCCCGAGTTTTTTTATCAACTTGAAGGCGAAATGCTGTTGCGCACGATGCAACAAGGCAAACGCGTGGACTACCCAATAAAGGCGGGCGAAATTTTTATGCTACCGGCTAATGTGCCGCACAGCCCCCAGCGCTTTGCTGACTCCATAGGATTGGTGATTGAACGCAAGCGTAAACGCCACGAAGAAGATGGTTTTTCCTGGTATTGCAATAATTGCGATGCGCTGCTTTATGAAGAATATCTACACATTGACGACATCGTCGCCGATTTACCGCCTGTTTTCGAACGCTTCTACGGCGACCCGCAGTCGTATACCTGCACCCATTGCGGTGCCATTAACGCGGCACAATAG